One window from the genome of Desulforhopalus sp. encodes:
- the tmk gene encoding dTMP kinase yields the protein MISSKERGKLIIFEGIDGTGKTTQRDLLGNYLRDKGYPVVITKEPTNGPFGMKIRDLYNHRDRYSREEELELFLADRRQHVNELLLPGLEEGKIILCDRYYFSTAAYQGALGLDPESILAMNSFAPEPDLVLLFQIDPAVSQQRIVSGRGDTPNNFEQREFLEKVASIFSSIKKPYIRPINASESKEIIHHLVVGYVMKLFKPQISTTLV from the coding sequence ATGATATCCAGCAAAGAACGCGGAAAACTGATCATTTTTGAGGGCATAGATGGGACTGGCAAAACCACCCAACGCGATCTCCTCGGCAACTATTTGCGCGACAAGGGATATCCGGTTGTGATCACCAAGGAACCTACCAACGGCCCGTTCGGCATGAAGATTCGCGACCTCTACAATCACAGAGACAGATACAGTCGTGAGGAAGAACTTGAGCTCTTCTTGGCTGATCGCCGGCAACATGTAAACGAGCTCCTCTTGCCCGGCCTTGAAGAGGGCAAGATTATTCTCTGCGATAGATACTACTTCTCTACCGCCGCCTATCAGGGAGCCCTGGGCCTTGATCCCGAATCGATCCTGGCCATGAACAGTTTTGCCCCTGAACCCGATCTTGTCCTGCTTTTCCAAATTGATCCGGCGGTGAGTCAGCAACGAATTGTCTCTGGCCGGGGCGACACCCCCAACAATTTTGAGCAACGGGAATTCCTGGAAAAGGTAGCCAGCATCTTTTCCTCCATTAAAAAGCCATATATCCGTCCAATTAATGCTTCGGAATCAAAGGAAATCATCCACCACCTCGTTGTTGGCTATGTAATGAAACTCTTTAAGCCCCAGATCTCCACCACCCTGGTCTGA
- the pdxA gene encoding 4-hydroxythreonine-4-phosphate dehydrogenase PdxA has protein sequence MGCPVGIGPEIIVRYFAENAQPAGFQPVVIGDRGVLTRVANQLGLPSHFVAWQPENPLPTWGIPVIQVADLAANDLVWGCPTLATGHAMAGYIEHAVALAQQGILQGIATCPISKFSLQNAGYCFPGHTEMLASLTKTSNYAMMMAGKRLKVTLVTIHRPLRDVAADLTIDTIQRLIRITHSALMTDFAISQPRIAVAGLNPHAGEGGIFGDEETLLIAPAIALSKREGVNVNGPFPPDTVFFKASAGNFDAVVAMYHDQGLIPFKMLHFEDGVNVTLGLPIVRTSVDHGTAYDIAGKGLAQHASLAEAIRLAATIATNRAALPVS, from the coding sequence ATGGGTTGCCCCGTCGGGATCGGCCCAGAAATCATCGTTCGCTACTTTGCCGAGAATGCCCAGCCTGCGGGATTCCAGCCGGTGGTTATCGGCGATAGAGGTGTTCTCACCCGTGTAGCTAATCAGCTTGGACTACCGTCACATTTTGTGGCCTGGCAACCCGAGAATCCACTGCCAACCTGGGGCATCCCGGTCATCCAAGTTGCCGATCTTGCTGCCAATGACCTCGTCTGGGGTTGCCCCACTCTTGCCACCGGTCATGCCATGGCAGGCTATATCGAACACGCCGTTGCACTGGCTCAACAGGGTATCCTTCAAGGCATAGCCACCTGCCCCATTTCCAAGTTTTCGCTGCAAAATGCCGGCTATTGCTTTCCCGGGCATACCGAGATGCTCGCCAGCCTGACCAAAACCTCCAACTACGCCATGATGATGGCCGGTAAGCGGCTGAAGGTCACCCTGGTTACCATCCATCGCCCTTTAAGGGATGTGGCCGCAGATCTTACCATCGACACAATTCAAAGATTAATTCGTATAACCCACTCGGCTCTTATGACCGACTTCGCTATTAGTCAACCACGAATTGCCGTTGCCGGTCTCAATCCCCACGCCGGTGAAGGTGGGATCTTTGGTGATGAAGAGACGCTGCTTATTGCGCCTGCCATCGCCCTCAGCAAAAGGGAGGGTGTCAATGTCAACGGCCCATTTCCTCCAGATACGGTGTTTTTCAAGGCCTCGGCCGGAAATTTTGATGCGGTGGTCGCCATGTACCACGACCAGGGCCTTATTCCCTTTAAAATGCTGCACTTTGAGGATGGGGTAAATGTAACCCTCGGCCTGCCTATTGTCCGTACCTCCGTTGATCATGGCACAGCCTATGACATTGCCGGCAAGGGCCTGGCGCAACATGCCAGCCTCGCCGAAGCCATTCGCCTCGCCGCAACTATTGCCACTAACCGGGCAGCCTTGCCTGTATCTTGA